The following proteins come from a genomic window of Candidatus Cloacimonas sp.:
- a CDS encoding BatD family protein yields the protein MKKALFFLLLFPLVLSALKIDVTVNKNTISMNEQLELTLKIANDNRLKVEEPTPPSVPLFSFRNLTSSSSSSVVLEGTRLISEFSETFRFIYFPLKTGKTTIPSFKVKVNGHYYPTRAISLEVIAGTKKPPAQSSPPVQGFGSFGFDDSDFWGNNDKWAGDTFILALPEEQKVYRGFPAIVSYYLYTDETVGSFNLENEIDSDGYGKSTYEQPTMLNYEEVFFQGKQYKRALIKSLAIISNREGRLQSPILEGYARLYGFGLLNKNLQSKGGIINVLPLPANNVPPSFGGAVGNFKLSYSLSDKEISLGETITFTLKIEGRGNFNQFSAPQFVSRKGFQVSSPMVIDNLKAGIEGTRTYYYTLIPQDKGVYELPELTFSWFDNDSGSYKLYRSPKEKIKVSSAKVLSYFSRLKQSRNPKAMLPKIEKNSYPAYIPYVKQPWYWILMLLIVGVTIAVSIVAWESKMKRDNPERYASLKAEKVLLHYLKPATTAARNLSPDFYPLAEKALFEYLASKYKLSNHLSTQEKMQALNEKNIPDWLLQELEVFLAHSQAARFLPETDRAVNLEEDLNRIRKIFTGFSRLGKTRKNRSSK from the coding sequence ATGAAGAAGGCATTGTTTTTCCTGCTGCTGTTTCCACTTGTGCTTTCCGCTTTGAAGATTGATGTAACCGTAAATAAAAATACTATCAGTATGAATGAGCAGCTGGAATTGACCCTGAAAATTGCGAATGACAATCGCCTCAAAGTGGAAGAGCCAACTCCGCCTTCCGTGCCGCTGTTCAGTTTTCGCAATCTGACCAGTTCATCAAGTAGTTCAGTAGTTTTGGAAGGCACCAGATTGATTTCCGAATTCTCGGAGACCTTTCGTTTTATCTATTTTCCTTTAAAAACAGGCAAGACCACCATTCCTTCTTTCAAAGTTAAAGTAAACGGGCATTATTATCCCACCCGGGCAATTTCTCTGGAAGTGATTGCAGGAACAAAAAAACCACCGGCTCAAAGTTCACCTCCGGTGCAGGGATTTGGTTCTTTTGGCTTTGATGATTCAGATTTTTGGGGTAACAATGATAAATGGGCAGGTGATACTTTCATTTTGGCTTTACCGGAAGAACAAAAGGTGTATCGTGGTTTTCCGGCAATTGTTTCCTACTATCTTTATACCGATGAAACGGTAGGTTCTTTCAATCTGGAGAATGAAATTGATTCCGATGGTTACGGGAAAAGCACATACGAACAACCAACGATGTTAAATTATGAAGAAGTATTCTTTCAGGGAAAGCAATATAAACGAGCCCTTATTAAAAGCTTAGCGATAATTTCCAATAGAGAGGGACGATTGCAGTCACCAATTTTAGAAGGTTATGCTCGGCTATACGGTTTCGGGTTGCTGAATAAAAACTTGCAAAGCAAAGGCGGAATTATTAATGTTCTACCCTTGCCTGCTAATAATGTTCCTCCTTCTTTTGGAGGAGCGGTAGGCAACTTTAAGCTTAGTTATTCTCTTTCCGATAAAGAAATTTCCCTGGGAGAAACGATTACTTTTACTTTGAAAATTGAAGGGAGAGGCAATTTCAATCAGTTTTCCGCTCCTCAATTTGTTTCCCGAAAAGGTTTTCAGGTTTCCAGTCCAATGGTGATAGATAACCTGAAAGCAGGAATTGAAGGAACCAGAACTTATTATTATACTTTGATACCTCAGGATAAAGGGGTGTATGAACTTCCGGAACTAACTTTTTCCTGGTTTGATAACGATAGCGGAAGTTATAAATTATACCGCAGTCCCAAAGAAAAAATAAAGGTTTCTTCTGCCAAAGTGCTGAGTTACTTCAGTCGTTTAAAACAATCTCGCAATCCTAAAGCAATGTTACCCAAAATAGAGAAGAATAGCTATCCGGCTTATATTCCCTATGTAAAACAGCCCTGGTATTGGATTTTGATGCTCTTGATAGTTGGGGTAACAATAGCTGTTTCCATTGTTGCTTGGGAAAGTAAAATGAAAAGGGATAATCCGGAACGCTATGCTTCGTTAAAAGCCGAAAAAGTCCTGTTGCATTATTTGAAACCAGCTACGACGGCAGCCAGGAATCTATCCCCGGATTTCTATCCTCTGGCGGAAAAGGCACTATTTGAATACCTTGCTTCCAAATACAAGCTTTCCAACCATCTCTCCACGCAGGAAAAAATGCAGGCATTAAACGAAAAGAATATTCCGGATTGGTTGCTTCAGGAATTAGAGGTTTTTCTTGCTCACAGTCAGGCAGCAAGATTTTTACCGGAAACGGATAGAGCAGTTA
- a CDS encoding tetratricopeptide repeat protein — MSNKTRRIILIVIAVILLLLILELLFRPKAVRQSFADSFYRAKKYPRAEELFRKNTKSNDVTANANLAKCLYRQNRYAEADSAAEIALNKAKDKKNILYDSGDIAYQQKDYQKALKHFKEALLLDPEDEDLRANYELTLRKLQKQSPPAAQIQQNKDNQEQEAIRNILKGLDNKESTDRQQLKQKQSSKTDKWW, encoded by the coding sequence ATGAGCAATAAAACAAGACGCATAATCTTGATTGTGATAGCGGTTATTCTGTTATTGCTTATTCTGGAATTGCTATTCAGACCCAAAGCAGTGCGTCAGTCATTTGCCGATTCCTTTTACCGGGCAAAAAAATATCCCCGCGCTGAAGAGTTGTTCCGGAAGAATACTAAATCCAACGATGTAACCGCCAATGCCAATCTGGCTAAGTGCTTATACAGGCAAAATCGCTATGCGGAAGCAGATTCGGCTGCTGAGATTGCTCTAAACAAGGCAAAGGATAAAAAAAATATTCTTTATGACAGCGGTGATATTGCCTATCAGCAAAAGGACTACCAAAAAGCTCTGAAACACTTTAAAGAAGCTCTTTTGCTTGATCCTGAGGATGAGGATTTACGGGCAAATTATGAACTTACTTTGCGTAAACTGCAAAAACAATCACCTCCTGCAGCCCAAATACAGCAAAACAAAGATAATCAAGAACAGGAAGCAATCCGCAATATTTTGAAAGGTCTGGATAACAAAGAAAGCACAGACCGCCAGCAATTAAAACAAAAGCAAAGCTCCAAAACGGATAAATGGTGGTAA
- a CDS encoding VWA domain-containing protein, which produces MNIANPYYLALSGLCLLLLILLFRRERFLQRRFTRYAELHLKEHYYHSQSPFWIGFKLFLCILALGCVIIALARPQWDYENKDLQSSGMDIIFAIDVSQSMDATDMMPSRLLRAILQIGSFLEQVKTDRIGIIAFAGVATLQCPLTDDYEAVRIVLNGLNSNTVEIPGTDIGSALNLAADAFPEGSKSNTLILISDGEDLENSALREAKKLKIKGIRVYTMGVGSPEGTIIRNPETGEEVKSKLDETTLQEIARITEGEYFRVTPGGEEIQLILKRIYENEITRRGKKVTILKEQYYLFAIMAIILLIIECVIDPRKRKKGLMAAEKSNEQ; this is translated from the coding sequence ATGAATATTGCCAATCCTTACTATCTGGCACTTTCAGGGCTGTGTTTGTTGCTGCTGATTTTATTGTTCAGACGGGAAAGATTTTTACAGCGTCGTTTTACCCGCTATGCCGAACTACATTTGAAAGAACATTATTATCATTCTCAATCGCCATTCTGGATTGGCTTTAAGCTATTTCTATGCATTCTGGCTTTGGGCTGTGTTATCATTGCCTTGGCAAGACCGCAATGGGATTATGAAAATAAGGACTTGCAAAGCAGCGGAATGGATATTATATTTGCCATAGATGTTTCCCAAAGTATGGATGCCACGGATATGATGCCCAGTAGGTTGTTACGAGCTATTTTACAGATTGGCAGTTTTCTGGAACAGGTGAAAACCGATAGAATTGGCATAATTGCTTTTGCCGGAGTGGCAACTTTGCAATGTCCGTTAACGGATGATTACGAAGCCGTCCGCATTGTCCTGAACGGTTTAAACAGTAACACGGTAGAAATTCCGGGAACCGATATTGGCAGCGCTTTGAATTTAGCAGCAGATGCTTTTCCCGAGGGTTCAAAATCTAACACGCTGATTCTTATTTCAGATGGGGAAGACCTGGAAAATTCTGCTTTAAGAGAAGCTAAGAAATTGAAAATAAAGGGCATCAGGGTATATACTATGGGTGTGGGAAGTCCGGAAGGGACAATCATTCGTAATCCCGAAACCGGTGAAGAAGTGAAAAGTAAACTGGATGAAACAACCCTGCAGGAAATTGCCCGGATAACGGAAGGAGAATATTTTCGGGTAACCCCAGGCGGTGAAGAAATTCAGCTGATTTTAAAACGCATCTATGAAAACGAAATTACCCGCCGAGGTAAGAAAGTTACTATCCTGAAAGAACAGTATTATCTCTTTGCCATAATGGCAATTATCTTGCTTATTATAGAGTGTGTGATAGACCCGCGTAAACGCAAGAAGGGTTTAATGGCAGCGGAGAAAAGCAATGAGCAATAA
- a CDS encoding VWA domain-containing protein yields the protein MLKFGHPWFLFLLLLIPLYLVWEFIIHRKRRLYLPHSRVKQLRYISRGQYPFRYLYPVLRSLILLFLCIAIAEPRWGIKTRDLSNKGVDIVMAMDISGSMLAMDFAPKNRLSAAVSVAKDFVKRRPNDRFGLVAFSEYALTQIPLTFDHLAMLNSLDKLKVNEEASATAIGMGLAKAVARLHNSTAKSRVIILITDGVSNTGEIDPLAAAEMAKELGIKVYPIGVGSKGLVPFPYADPIFGTRYLNTFIDLDMETLNKIAETTGTGKAALATDSNGLAEIMNEIDRLEKTRFTTQFRYNYSEHFMPFLWLAFAFLLLEMLLKTIILPVLPDQL from the coding sequence ATGCTTAAATTCGGTCATCCCTGGTTTCTTTTTTTGTTACTCCTAATTCCGTTATATCTGGTTTGGGAATTTATTATTCACAGGAAACGACGCCTTTATTTACCTCATTCCAGAGTTAAACAGCTGCGTTATATTTCGCGCGGTCAATATCCTTTCCGTTATCTGTATCCGGTTTTACGCTCCTTAATCTTGTTATTCTTATGTATTGCCATAGCTGAACCCCGGTGGGGCATAAAAACCAGGGATTTAAGCAATAAAGGAGTGGATATTGTTATGGCTATGGATATTAGCGGCTCTATGCTGGCGATGGATTTTGCTCCTAAAAATCGGTTAAGTGCAGCGGTAAGCGTAGCAAAGGATTTTGTGAAAAGGCGTCCGAATGACAGATTTGGTTTAGTTGCCTTCTCGGAATATGCTTTAACGCAGATACCGCTCACTTTTGATCATTTGGCAATGTTGAATTCGCTGGATAAACTGAAAGTGAATGAAGAAGCATCCGCAACCGCTATCGGAATGGGTTTGGCAAAAGCTGTTGCCCGGTTACATAACAGCACTGCCAAAAGCAGAGTGATTATTCTGATTACCGATGGGGTTAGCAATACCGGAGAAATAGACCCCTTAGCCGCAGCGGAAATGGCTAAGGAATTGGGAATTAAGGTTTATCCTATTGGAGTAGGAAGCAAAGGGTTAGTGCCTTTTCCTTATGCCGATCCCATTTTTGGAACGCGTTATTTAAACACTTTTATAGATTTGGATATGGAGACCCTGAATAAAATAGCGGAAACGACAGGAACGGGTAAAGCAGCTTTGGCAACCGATTCTAATGGCTTGGCAGAGATTATGAATGAAATTGACCGCCTGGAAAAAACCCGCTTTACTACTCAGTTTAGATATAATTACAGTGAGCATTTTATGCCTTTTTTATGGTTGGCGTTTGCCTTTTTGCTCCTGGAAATGCTGTTGAAAACTATTATTTTACCTGTTTTGCCTGACCAGCTATGA
- a CDS encoding DUF58 domain-containing protein translates to MFTQSVSDILKKIRRIEIRTRNPVAEMFRGEYHSRFKGQGLEFAEVREYQPGDNYRDIDWNVSARMGQLYIKKYRETRELRVVFLVDVSASEEFGTRSMIKRERIAELVSALAFSAVANQDLAGLILFSDQVEKFLPPRKGRNNALAILREVLYYEPKSKKTSLKNACEYAHKMLKKRCILFIVSDWIDSGYEHSLKILATKNDVVALRVLDDSELELPKAGILSLQDPETGEEVWLNSSDPKLRKAYQEIVNTEQKNLQEFFRKCSCDYLLIRTSDSYIGALRKFFTLREKRR, encoded by the coding sequence ATGTTTACCCAAAGCGTTTCTGATATCCTGAAAAAGATTCGCAGGATAGAAATTCGCACCCGCAATCCTGTTGCTGAAATGTTCAGAGGCGAATATCACAGCCGGTTTAAAGGACAGGGTTTGGAATTTGCAGAAGTGCGGGAATACCAACCGGGAGATAATTACAGAGATATTGACTGGAATGTATCGGCGCGGATGGGTCAACTCTACATAAAAAAATATCGTGAAACCAGAGAACTGAGGGTAGTGTTTTTAGTAGATGTAAGCGCTTCGGAGGAATTTGGCACTCGCAGTATGATTAAAAGAGAAAGAATTGCTGAACTGGTATCGGCATTGGCTTTTTCTGCAGTTGCCAATCAGGATTTGGCAGGTCTGATTCTCTTTTCCGATCAGGTAGAAAAGTTTTTACCCCCGCGCAAAGGACGCAACAATGCTTTGGCAATTCTTAGAGAAGTGCTATACTATGAACCGAAAAGCAAAAAGACCTCGCTGAAAAATGCCTGTGAATATGCCCATAAGATGTTAAAAAAACGCTGTATTCTCTTTATCGTTTCAGATTGGATTGATTCCGGTTATGAGCATTCCCTGAAAATTCTCGCTACTAAGAATGATGTTGTGGCTTTGCGGGTTTTGGATGATAGCGAACTGGAGCTTCCCAAAGCGGGAATTTTATCCTTGCAAGACCCGGAAACGGGAGAAGAAGTTTGGCTTAACAGTTCCGACCCCAAGTTGCGTAAAGCATATCAGGAAATAGTAAATACCGAACAGAAGAACTTGCAGGAGTTCTTTCGTAAATGCTCTTGCGACTATTTACTAATTCGCACTTCCGATTCCTATATCGGTGCTTTAAGAAAGTTCTTCACTTTACGAGAAAAACGCAGATGA
- a CDS encoding MoxR family ATPase: MLIEAIQSQVEKSSAVLVEVRSEIARVIVGQREIIDRLLIGIIANGHILIEGVPGLAKTLIISSLASVFDASCSRIQFTPDLLPADITGTMIYNPKSGEFSVKKGPVFANFILADEINRAPSKVQSALLEAMQERQVTLGDNTFPLPKPFFVMATQNPIEQEGTYPLPEAQVDRFFMKLKIKYPAYDEEKVILERMVNEQPIPLRKVLNPDAIESMREVMDQVYMEEKLKDYILHLINSTRHPERYPRLIDLKGLIEFGASPRATIFLARAAKANAYISGRAYVIPDDIKAVARDVLRHRIILSYEAEAEEVTSEEIINRILDEIEVP, from the coding sequence ATGTTAATTGAGGCGATTCAAAGCCAGGTAGAAAAAAGCTCTGCAGTGCTGGTTGAGGTTCGTTCTGAAATTGCCAGAGTGATTGTAGGTCAACGGGAGATTATAGACCGCTTGCTGATTGGAATTATAGCCAATGGTCATATTTTAATTGAAGGCGTTCCCGGTTTGGCAAAAACCCTTATTATATCTTCGTTGGCGTCTGTTTTTGATGCCTCCTGTTCCCGCATTCAATTTACACCCGATCTGTTACCTGCAGATATAACCGGCACAATGATTTACAATCCTAAAAGCGGAGAATTCAGTGTGAAAAAGGGACCCGTCTTTGCCAATTTTATTTTGGCAGATGAAATCAACAGAGCTCCTTCCAAAGTGCAATCAGCCCTTTTGGAAGCAATGCAGGAAAGACAGGTAACCTTGGGAGACAATACTTTTCCTTTACCTAAACCGTTTTTTGTGATGGCAACCCAAAATCCTATTGAACAGGAGGGAACCTATCCTCTTCCGGAAGCACAGGTAGATAGATTCTTTATGAAATTGAAGATTAAATATCCAGCTTATGATGAAGAAAAAGTAATCCTGGAAAGAATGGTGAATGAACAACCGATTCCTTTACGCAAAGTGCTGAATCCCGACGCTATAGAAAGTATGCGGGAAGTGATGGATCAGGTTTATATGGAAGAAAAGCTGAAGGACTATATTCTGCATTTAATCAATTCCACCCGCCATCCGGAACGCTATCCGCGTTTGATTGATTTGAAGGGTCTGATTGAGTTTGGGGCATCGCCCCGGGCAACAATTTTTCTGGCAAGAGCTGCTAAAGCCAATGCTTACATATCAGGAAGAGCTTATGTAATTCCTGATGATATTAAAGCGGTTGCCAGAGATGTTTTAAGACATCGCATCATTCTTTCTTACGAAGCTGAAGCTGAAGAAGTTACCAGCGAAGAGATCATCAACCGTATTCTGGATGAAATTGAAGTTCCTTAA
- the rpmB gene encoding 50S ribosomal protein L28, with product MSKVCDICGKTAQVGNSRSHALNATKRRFYPNLHEIRVASDGGTKKIKVCSSCLKANKVRKAV from the coding sequence ATGTCCAAAGTATGTGATATCTGTGGAAAAACAGCTCAGGTAGGCAATTCTCGCAGTCATGCCTTAAATGCTACTAAGCGTAGGTTTTATCCTAATTTGCACGAAATTCGTGTTGCCAGTGATGGCGGAACTAAGAAAATCAAGGTCTGCAGTTCCTGCCTGAAAGCAAATAAAGTCCGCAAAGCTGTATAA
- a CDS encoding ATP-binding protein, with the protein MVDTVQKVNLGIFSGLSEDAVKELTKDLERIEINKGEAIITEHSLGENLFYICKGKVEIDKGLTNPETHFAQLSTLEAGDFFGEMGIIDDCPRSASVVALEDVELIVIPRTVFNEMLFAYPVIMLNLTRVISRRLRNTNERLVELMDEMLQKNRLMAIGMAASKIIHDIKTPLTVIVLTAQLLENIFPESSEFTENIVKQTKLIDQLVHEILDFARGTETPPLIQKVNMDAFFQELGEVYAPSLKERKISFEVENKIPDYAYFDEGKIRRVLINLIKNAMEAITGEGNIKIISNISSGWLQISVIDNGPGVPEKLREELFQPFVTDGKTQGTGLGLAICKKLVQEHNGRLEYIPVEPNGSRFDIRIPQVTK; encoded by the coding sequence ATGGTTGATACAGTGCAAAAGGTCAATTTAGGGATATTCAGCGGCTTATCAGAAGATGCTGTAAAAGAGCTGACGAAAGACCTGGAGCGAATTGAAATTAACAAGGGAGAGGCAATTATAACCGAACACTCCTTAGGGGAAAATCTTTTCTATATATGCAAAGGTAAAGTGGAGATTGATAAGGGCTTAACTAATCCCGAAACGCATTTTGCTCAGCTCTCAACTTTGGAAGCAGGGGATTTTTTTGGCGAAATGGGTATAATTGATGACTGTCCTCGTTCAGCCAGCGTGGTTGCTCTTGAAGATGTAGAACTGATAGTTATTCCTCGCACGGTATTTAACGAAATGCTTTTTGCCTATCCGGTTATTATGTTGAATTTAACCAGAGTTATTTCCAGACGCTTACGCAATACTAATGAACGCCTTGTGGAACTGATGGATGAAATGCTGCAAAAGAACCGTTTAATGGCTATCGGTATGGCTGCCAGTAAAATTATTCACGATATTAAAACCCCCTTAACCGTTATTGTTCTTACGGCGCAATTGCTGGAAAATATCTTTCCGGAAAGCAGTGAATTCACCGAAAACATTGTGAAACAGACCAAGCTGATAGACCAATTAGTGCATGAGATTTTGGATTTTGCCAGAGGAACGGAAACCCCTCCTCTAATTCAAAAAGTGAATATGGATGCCTTTTTTCAGGAACTTGGCGAAGTGTATGCCCCTTCCCTCAAAGAACGCAAGATCAGTTTTGAAGTGGAAAACAAAATCCCCGACTATGCATATTTTGATGAGGGAAAAATCCGCAGGGTCTTGATAAATCTTATTAAAAATGCGATGGAAGCTATAACGGGAGAAGGTAACATTAAAATTATCAGCAACATTTCTTCCGGGTGGTTACAGATTTCCGTAATTGATAACGGACCTGGTGTTCCCGAAAAATTAAGGGAAGAATTGTTTCAGCCCTTTGTTACGGATGGTAAAACACAGGGCACAGGTTTGGGTTTGGCAATTTGTAAAAAACTGGTTCAGGAGCATAACGGGCGCTTGGAATATATTCCTGTAGAGCCGAATGGAAGCAGGTTTGATATTCGCATTCCTCAAGTTACCAAATAA
- a CDS encoding FlgD immunoglobulin-like domain containing protein, which translates to MKKPFLPLLLLTALLLGSFPLWSSGYSLSFVGSTPSAPKYVNCGTNAAFNIPNSNFTIEAWIYPTNFSSTKAMNTIVGKDDWSSGSPTYSSGYVFRYGSSNRTLSFAKSNGTTDWYEIYANNVLTLNTWQHVAITQSMSGSNSTMTLYVNGVQVGSPLTATTASTQSSRPVYIGYSPNTQSNIRCMLGNVDEVRIWNVTRSATQLADNRYVNIDPSTTGLIAYYKMSEGTGTTVADSSPNHIDGTFSATAPSWDTNIPFDYPGAATTPNPETNATNIGLRPSLSWSAPASGNPTGYKVFLGTDNPPSDVLNGVSQSSSSYTLSDNLQYNTKYYWKIVPYNATGDAQSPDTWEFTTTDLYADDLPAVTDGEGNTVNPQIQIPSITGIFNPVITTDWAPEGTPVNYPGLYILLSGGTFTGRTIQINPDLGYIPAYLMYRVLPSQTWVKVSKNISWTVDLVDFTISAGKADGDVEIVFFNGEDETLPVELSSFTAFITADNFVTLNWITQSETNIAGYNIYRNTWKNLSDAIKLSCYLTAENSSSTHSYSYTDAEIFATGTYFYWLQANELNGDIDYFGPVSVTIANNNPENPPQLIERTELGKMFPNPFSSDITIGYNLKAADNVILDIYNSKGQLVRHYQQNYNTMGAFHYVWDGKSDSGKAMPSGVYYLKMKATNYSGCKKMIYLK; encoded by the coding sequence ATGAAAAAACCCTTTTTACCGTTATTATTATTAACCGCTCTATTATTAGGAAGTTTTCCTTTATGGAGTTCCGGTTATTCCCTATCCTTCGTTGGTTCAACTCCTTCGGCACCAAAATATGTTAATTGTGGAACTAATGCAGCTTTTAATATTCCCAATAGCAATTTTACCATTGAAGCATGGATTTATCCCACTAATTTTAGTTCAACCAAAGCAATGAATACAATTGTTGGTAAGGATGATTGGAGTTCAGGATCTCCAACTTATTCATCTGGTTATGTGTTTCGCTATGGGAGCAGCAATAGAACCCTTAGCTTTGCTAAAAGTAATGGAACTACTGATTGGTATGAGATTTATGCGAATAATGTGCTAACCCTTAATACCTGGCAGCATGTGGCAATAACTCAATCAATGTCCGGTAGCAACTCTACTATGACTCTTTATGTGAATGGTGTTCAAGTTGGTTCTCCTCTCACAGCAACTACTGCCAGTACTCAATCTTCTCGGCCTGTATATATTGGCTATTCTCCAAATACACAATCAAACATTCGTTGTATGCTGGGAAATGTGGATGAAGTGAGAATTTGGAATGTAACCCGTTCGGCAACCCAATTAGCTGATAATCGCTATGTAAATATTGACCCTTCTACTACAGGTTTAATTGCCTATTACAAAATGTCCGAAGGAACAGGAACTACGGTTGCGGATAGCAGTCCCAATCATATTGATGGAACTTTTTCTGCTACGGCACCTTCCTGGGATACTAATATTCCTTTTGATTATCCAGGTGCAGCAACAACTCCCAATCCTGAAACGAATGCTACAAATATAGGTCTTCGTCCTTCCTTAAGTTGGAGTGCTCCTGCAAGTGGAAATCCTACCGGCTATAAAGTGTTTTTAGGAACTGATAATCCGCCTTCCGATGTTTTAAATGGAGTTTCTCAATCAAGCTCAAGCTACACTCTTTCGGATAATTTGCAGTATAATACAAAGTATTATTGGAAAATTGTACCCTATAATGCCACTGGTGATGCTCAAAGCCCTGATACCTGGGAATTTACTACTACAGATTTATATGCTGATGATCTTCCCGCAGTAACAGACGGTGAAGGAAATACTGTTAACCCGCAAATTCAAATTCCTTCTATTACCGGTATATTTAATCCGGTAATAACTACAGATTGGGCTCCGGAAGGGACACCTGTTAATTATCCTGGTTTATATATCTTATTAAGTGGAGGCACTTTTACAGGCAGAACGATACAAATCAATCCCGATTTAGGTTATATACCTGCATATCTGATGTATAGAGTGTTGCCTTCTCAGACTTGGGTAAAAGTTTCCAAAAATATAAGCTGGACTGTTGATTTGGTGGATTTTACAATATCTGCAGGTAAGGCGGATGGAGATGTAGAGATTGTTTTCTTTAATGGAGAAGATGAAACATTGCCCGTTGAGTTGTCTTCATTTACAGCTTTTATTACTGCTGATAATTTTGTTACCTTAAATTGGATTACTCAATCTGAAACCAATATTGCCGGTTACAATATCTATCGTAATACTTGGAAAAATCTTTCCGATGCCATCAAACTCAGCTGTTATCTGACTGCGGAAAATAGTTCGTCAACACATTCCTATTCATATACGGATGCTGAAATTTTTGCTACAGGAACTTACTTCTATTGGCTTCAGGCAAATGAACTTAATGGTGATATAGATTACTTCGGTCCTGTATCTGTTACAATCGCTAATAATAACCCGGAAAATCCGCCCCAATTAATAGAAAGAACAGAATTAGGTAAAATGTTCCCCAATCCTTTTAGCTCAGACATTACGATTGGCTATAACCTAAAAGCAGCCGATAATGTAATATTAGATATCTACAATTCTAAAGGACAATTGGTAAGACATTATCAACAAAATTACAATACAATGGGCGCTTTCCATTATGTTTGGGATGGAAAATCGGATTCTGGAAAGGCAATGCCCTCCGGAGTTTATTACCTGAAAATGAAGGCAACCAATTATTCGGGTTGTAAAAAAATGATTTATCTGAAATAA
- a CDS encoding D-glycerate dehydrogenase, with the protein MKPVLFLTRRIPEPAIKLLEEKFTLKINPYNRALTYQELIAGIEDAEALICLLTDNIDKMVINCAPKLKVISSYAVGYNNIDVDFATQRGITVCNTPGVLTETTADLTWALILATCRRISESERFLRNGNFKGWEPMLMCGLDVYGKTLGIIGMGRIGKAVAKRATGFEMRIIYYNDNPLAETLPFEAAEVTLKTLLQEADILTLHLPLTQETFHLIGKEEFTLMKDSAVLINTSRGAVIDEKELTKALKERRIFAAGLDVYENEPYIPEELLALENVVLLPHIGSASIETRTKMALLAAENAIAVMERRKPPARVN; encoded by the coding sequence ATGAAACCGGTATTATTTTTAACCCGCCGTATTCCAGAGCCGGCAATAAAATTGTTGGAAGAGAAATTTACCTTGAAAATAAATCCCTACAACCGTGCTTTAACTTATCAGGAACTTATTGCAGGAATTGAAGATGCGGAAGCTTTAATCTGTCTGCTGACCGATAACATAGATAAAATGGTGATAAATTGTGCCCCCAAATTAAAAGTTATCTCCTCTTACGCCGTAGGTTATAATAACATAGATGTGGATTTTGCTACTCAACGCGGAATTACGGTTTGCAACACTCCCGGTGTATTAACAGAAACTACGGCTGACCTTACCTGGGCACTAATTTTAGCCACCTGTAGAAGAATTTCGGAAAGTGAACGGTTTTTACGAAATGGCAATTTTAAGGGTTGGGAACCAATGCTGATGTGCGGACTTGATGTTTACGGAAAAACACTTGGGATAATAGGAATGGGAAGAATTGGCAAGGCAGTTGCCAAACGCGCTACGGGCTTTGAGATGCGGATTATCTATTATAATGATAATCCACTTGCTGAAACACTACCTTTTGAAGCAGCGGAAGTTACTTTGAAAACCCTGCTGCAGGAAGCGGATATCCTTACTCTTCATCTGCCTTTAACGCAAGAGACCTTCCATCTTATTGGTAAGGAAGAATTTACATTGATGAAAGATAGCGCCGTGTTGATAAATACTTCCAGAGGAGCGGTTATTGATGAAAAAGAACTGACTAAAGCCCTTAAAGAAAGACGCATTTTTGCTGCGGGACTGGATGTTTATGAAAATGAACCCTATATTCCGGAGGAACTACTTGCGTTGGAAAATGTAGTTCTCCTGCCTCATATCGGCTCTGCCAGCATTGAAACCAGAACTAAAATGGCACTGTTGGCTGCAGAAAATGCCATTGCCGTTATGGAAAGGAGAAAACCACCGGCAAGAGTAAATTAG